In Enoplosus armatus isolate fEnoArm2 chromosome 16, fEnoArm2.hap1, whole genome shotgun sequence, the genomic window attgttttcttcacaTAAAACTGCAGTCGAGTGTtacagacaaacatttacataatacTGATTAAACCCatgtgatgtgattggctgttggCTCTGTTTCACACGTGGTCATTGTGAGGCAGTTTGTTAGCATTTAACTAGCAAATCAATACACGACAAATTTCTGGTATAGACAGCAATCCTGAACAAACACAGGAAGATATTTCATACAGACGTTCAACCtcattcctccctctttccccgTTCTTGACATTCTACATAAATAGCTGTTTTTGCCCCACAACTTTCACTATTTATTGCAAGCGCTTAAGAAAATGACGCCCTCCACACTTCCCTAAACTTGTAATTTGTCATTCCAGATAAAAGTGCCCACTCACTGGTGCACAGTGTCTTTTCCTTCTGAGGCACCACTGCTGTGCCTTCTGTCCTTCCCTGACCTACAGGAGCATTGTCGGCTAATTACACCCCCCATTCAGCGGGTTAATTAGAAACCCCCAATAAATTCCACACAGCATCATCCAGAACTGTAACCATAATCAAATATCACATCGTAGCAGCTCCGAAGCAGAGGACGCTgctaaaatatgaatgaaacaaacaagcgttcctttcattttaatctgattcttctttttatttttatttttctttttttgaggtGCAGTTAGTACCTAGAGATGATTATGATTTGTCTCGCATAAAGTAAACGTGGAAATCAAGTAAAgagtaaaaaagtaaataatggAAAGGCTTTAAAAACAATTCTGGTGTGGCGGCACCATACATTTCTAAAATCAAGTTCTAgattgtcttctttttttttttttttccttttgaaaatcTCAGCATTGTAGTTGTGGTAACCTTGGCAACTGCTTCTATAGCTTTGCTTTGTCTGTTGACCTcagctgaagaaaagaaaaatccatcTCCCAATTGAACATGTTGGAACTAACTTTTAACAGTActgtactaaaaaaaaaaataaaacatggtcAAAAACAGTCTACGCCCTGTGTCAGTTGATTATAGCCTTGTGATGGTGAAGGTGAGATGGTGCAAGATGACATCTGAAGCCTTCCATTCATGAAATTTTCTGGCTTTGAAGTTCATATAAAGTAATTACATTTATGCTGtgcttcagtttgttgtttAATATGAAACTGTTGTATACTGAAATGAAATCTGTGTTTGGGGAACATTAATAGTGAAAGGTATGTTAGGCACAGTTTGTTTGGTACAGTTATTGGTAACACTTTCTTTTGCAGATACCATATTTCCGATTGATACAAGATTTGTGAAATGGTTGTTAATTTTGCAGAACATGCAGAAATAAAGTTGTCTACAGGGAAGGAATTTGAAGgtataaagttttgtttttaaatcgaGCATTTCTTTAAGGGAATTCCTCTGGAAATCAACCAACTAAACGCAAACAACTGCTTCTAAGtactgtctctgtcttcacTATAGTTAGTACCAAATTGTgtagttctttccaggaaacctTTTAGAAAATAATTCATTTAAGTAATTATGTCTGTAAAACTATTGTCATTGTCAAGATAGAGTCAAGAGTCAATATGACAATGATGTCCACCTTTCGTATTACCTCGTGAGCTTAGATTTTTTGGGTTGCGTTCCACAAAGCATAAAAATGATTACatgtaaaatcaaaatcaaacatgaaaatTAGTACGTCAGGCCAAATCACGGTCTCTTACGACACCCCTGTAGGCGTCAGACAGGAGGCAAAATGGCGTCATGATCTGGTACTCAGATGCACCTGCTGGGTGAGGTTTATTGTCATACAAATCAACAGAGGGGAAGGAGCGTGTAGGAGAGGGTGGAGTCTGCTCCTGATGACTGCCTGCCAGTGGTTTTACCTGTTCCACCTGCTCTCCTCACCCCCCAGCTCTCCCTTAGGTGTCAGCTGATGAAGGATCGGCTGGCCACAGGACTCCAGTCTGCCCGTTTGGCTGTCCTCAATCAGGAGTTGCCCCTATCCACAGATAAAGGAGGGAGCTGTTTCACTCCTCCATTTTCACCTTTACTCTCTCTCCGGtgtagagagaagagaaagaggagtgaggctgtttgtttttctttctgccttttttttttttaacttttgataTTGAAAGTGGATTCGGGATATTTTCTTACTCAACCAGGAACCCTTTGCGACTGAATGCAGCATGGGGTCTGACGAGTCGTACAATTTTGTCTTCAAGGGTGAGTCATGTTTACTTGAGCTGTGATTGTGTAAGAAGCGTATCTAATGTGCATTACTTCTGTAGATGTTAAAGCTGCCAGGTGCAACTCTAACTGCCTGCTACAGtttcagaggaagagagggaaggaagtaAAGCAGGAAGTGATAGCTTTATGTCCCATTTGGCTGTAAAccagttgacctttgacctgttaAAGAAACCTATGATCTTACATTCTCTGCTTCACTAAGAAGTCACTAAGTTATGggctttgttttctcatttccctGATTAAGATAAGCCGCCATTCCATTCATTCCAAAGTAAAGTCAGCCACAGTGTAGATCTGCCACGTttctgtgatgtcacagtgtctgGAGATGGTGACACAGAGTTCACACGTGTTAAGACTTCCTGTCATTACAGAAAGTTAAAGTTTTGTCAAATTGACAGCTATATTTTTTGGAGTTAATGTGTCATTAAAAAGCTCTAATGTGCTCATCATAAAGTATTTGTAATGAATGAATTTTGACTCCTGCTGTCTGTTCCTGTTTAGTGGTTTTGATAGGGGAGTCTGGTGTTGGAAAGAGCAACCTTCTGACTCGCTTCACTAAGAATGAGTTCAACCACGACAGTCGCACCACCATTGGTGTCGAGTTCAGCACGAGGACTGTTCAGCTGGACAATTACACCATCAAAGCCCAAATCTGGGACACAGCTGGGCTGGAGCGCTACAGGGCTATCACCTCAGCGtgggtacacacacacgtatatgtTAATTTACATGAGTAATAGACACACAATGAAGAGGTGAGGCAGTAACAGTCACACCTCcttcacacacaacagacattttacaacaaTGACGACTTCATAAGACTAAAACTCATGCATGTTTGGCCTCTCTCACCTGGTGGACTCAGGTATTACAGGGGAGCAGTTGGAGCACTGTTGGTCTTTGACATTAGCAAGCATCTGACCTATGAGAGTGCAGAGCGGTGGTTGAAAGAGCTGTACGACCACGCAGACCCTCACATCGTGGTCATGCTGGTGGGAAACAAGAGAGACCTGGAGAGCCTCAGGACCGTGCCCACAGAGGAGGCCAAGGACTTTGCAGGTCCGTTAAGAGGCATTATCAGTTCatgaaaattgtatttaataCTCAGTATTGTAAATTTTGCTCCTTGAATATGCCAGTCTTCATTAATTGTGATCGTTGCCTTCCTTGCTCTCCAACCCAGAGAAGAGAGGTCTCATGTACATGGAGACATCAGCGTTGGAGTCGTCCAACGTCGAAGCTGCTTTCACTGAAGTCCTCACAGGTATGGGAGCTCAGTCAGTGTGTCCAAACACGCATCCTCGTTTCGTCTGGGTTATTTAAATGACCTTACTGATGTGTCTTCCTTTTCTCCAGCCATCCAAAAGAAGGTGGCCAGCAGAGAGGTGACCCGTGGCTCCATCAGCGCTGTCACCCTGTCCGGCCTCATTGGGCCCACCGGCGAGGCGCAGCAGGAGCGCAAAAAGTGCTGCATGAGCTCCTAACAGACTGTCGCCCTGTAAAGATCTGCTCTGTCCACGTTGAACCAGCATCACGCTTCACTGTCATGTCACATGACATCGTTCACGCCCAATTTGAAGAGCGAGGTACCTGCTTGATACTAGAGCAGTCAATATAAAAATCTCTTTAAATACAAAAGCTGTATAGTTTATAACTCAAAAACTaactaaacaaatgaaaatgttgagaaaacatattttatacacTTTATTTCTTGTGGTGGCCCTTTTTACTAAAGATAgctctgcattttatttttctttatcttattttcatgtttttaaagaggCGTTGTAAAGTTATTCTGCTTTTTATAACGGAATGCACTGGGATTCAAATTATTTATGTTATTCTGTCTGCATGTAATTACCTCACAGAGACATGAATGTATTATCTGCATTAGACACATTATCTAAACTagacgagggaacaggagaGAGGGGTCATGTGAAATAAGACaagacagtggtggaagaagaactCAAAACCTTTACCAAAGTAAAACTACTCTCTTACCAGTAAAAGTTCTGAGAAATGTAATTAAGTAAAACGTTTTATCTGCATAATATAGTTAAATGATCAAAATATCAGTACTCATTATGTAGAATGGTCCCTTTCAgagtattatattattgtgtATATTACAGAATATTACTGGGATGgtgttattgatgcattaacatataAGAACatttactgttggagttggttgAGATTAGGCAAGTATTAACTAACTGAAACTATGTTGGGTAGTgcataatattttatttgttaaatggGACCTGCAAAGTAACCAGCAACTAGAGATGCCAaattaatgtagtggagtaaaaattacaatattttcctctaaattgtacttgagtagaAGTATAATGTAGTATAAAATGGAAGTCATCACTGAGTAAAGTGCAAGTACctttaaaattgtacttaagtacagtacttgagtagatTTGTGTACTTGCTTTCCACCCCAGAATGCAATATTTGTCAGATAGAGTCAGACAGTATacagcagtggttctcaacctggTGATCGGGACCCCCACAAGGGTTACTTACCCTAGGGTTGATTACACACTTTGATTAAACGTCTCACATCTCGCAGACATGGACCCAGTTGCTTTACTGTCATGAGTTGAAGGTGTTGTGTCTCCTCTCGGCCTGTAGATGGCAGTGCTGATGCTGTAAATTGAGTTTCAAGCATCAGTGCTGTGTAGTGCACTGCATTTGTTCCGTCTCTCTCTATTTTCCTTATTAACTCCAGTGCAACTCATACTACCATCTCGTCCCACTGTTCATTACATTAATGATCATGATTAAGCTCATGTGCCGCTTCAGTGTTGTCGCCATGGTAGCAACCTGTTATGCCCTTTTGACAAGCTAATCGGCGTTCCCATGACGTGGGGAATTAATTTACACCTTTCTCATAAATGGTAAATTCATTCACAGACCttatagttttgtgtgtgtgtgtatgcagatgATCTCCAGACCATGGATGTAATTGCACAGGCTCATATGGAACGACAGAGAGAATATAAATCTACAGCAGTGGTAGTTAATGACATTCTGGACAGATAGTGCTCTATCTCTGGCTCACAGATGTGCATAAGGAGcctttacttgtgtgtgtgtgtgtgtgtgtgtgtgtgtgtgtgtgtgtgtgtgtgtgtgtgtgtgtgtgtgtgtgtgtgtgtgtgtgtgtgtgtgtgtgtgtgtgtgtgtgtgtggtgtcccCAAGCAAGATTTCTCTGCCAGAGATCATTTTGCTACAGTGAAATGACCACAAATGCTTTTATTAAGTTTCTCTTATAAAAAATATGATAGGGAAGGCTCTGCGCCGGCcagtaaatgtttaattatttcctGTGAATGAGGATATTTTTATGGGCTGAGTAAAAACATCTGGTGTAATAACCCACGCAGGCTGAGCAGGGCTGCACAGGTTGAACGCCTGGTCATGATATCTGTAAATCTCCCTCTGTCCTGAGCCTAGAGGTGAGAGTTATGTTTGCAAAAAcgatgaaattaaaatattacaaGCTCAAGACAGTTAGATTTTCTTCTCGCCAATTCCTCCTGGATCTGTGTGTAGACGACTTTCTGACC contains:
- the LOC139298568 gene encoding ras-related protein Rab-25-like isoform X2, coding for MGSDESYNFVFKVVLIGESGVGKSNLLTRFTKNEFNHDSRTTIGVEFSTRTVQLDNYTIKAQIWDTAGLERYRAITSAYYRGAVGALLVFDISKHLTYESAERWLKELYDHADPHIVVMLVGNKRDLESLRTVPTEEAKDFAEKRGLMYMETSALESSNVEAAFTEVLTAIQKKVASREVTRGSISAVTLSGLIGPTGEAQQERKKCCMSS
- the LOC139298568 gene encoding ras-related protein Rab-25-like isoform X1, producing the protein MGSDESYNFVFKVVLIGESGVGKSNLLTRFTKNEFNHDSRTTIGVEFSTRTVQLDNYTIKAQIWDTAGLERYRAITSAYYRGAVGALLVFDISKHLTYESAERWLKELYDHADPHIVVMLVGNKRDLESLRTVPTEEAKDFAEKRGLMYMETSALESSNVEAAFTEVLTEGGQQRGDPWLHQRCHPVRPHWAHRRGAAGAQKVLHELLTDCRPVKICSVHVEPASRFTVMSHDIVHAQFEERGTCLILEQSI